A window from Betta splendens chromosome 1, fBetSpl5.4, whole genome shotgun sequence encodes these proteins:
- the dusp5 gene encoding dual specificity protein phosphatase 5: MKVSSIDCRRLRKIIRKECGSCLIVDCRPYFSFTNSNIKGSVNVNLNSVVVRRSRGGPVPLQFVIPDEKALFRLREGSISAIVALDDRTSHWQKLKKDSVAQIVINSLSHLACGANICFLKGGYENFHSQYPELCTEVKTIDQSGTETEKRLNSHSEKLSHHKPDYDQGKPVEILPFLYLGSAYHASRQDYLSDLHVTALLNVSRRDLQPAKGHYDYKWIPVEDSHMADISSHFQEAIEFIDFVKQSGGKVLVHCEAGISRSPTICMAYIMRTQQLRLDEAFDIIKQRRAIISPNFSFMGQLLQFESEVLSMAPAHAGTPEPATPCAPESASFFANDFTFNTKNFEPSVFTLPTSCLQSPVHHQFKLSPITALP; the protein is encoded by the exons ATGAAAGTCTCCAGCATTGACTGTCGGCGTCTGAGGAAGATCATCAGGAAGGAGTGTGGGAGCTGTCTTATTGTGGACTGCCGACCGTATTTCTCATTTACGAACTCCAACATCAAAGGCTCAGTCAATGTCAATCTCAACTCGGTGGTGGTCCGGAGGTCCCGAGGGGGACCGGTGCCGCTGCAGTTTGTCATCCCGGACGAGAAAGCCCTGTTTCGGCTTCGCGAGGGGAGCATATCAGCGATCGTAGCTCTGGATGACCGGACGTCCCACTGGCAAAAGCTGAAAAAGGACAGCGTAGCACAAATAGTAATAAACAGCCTCTCACATCTAGCGTGCGGGGCGAACATCTGTTTCCTGAAAG GAGGATACGAGAACTTCCACTCTCAATACCCTGAACTTTGCACTGAGGTGAAAACCATTGACCAGAGCGGAACTGAAACTGAGAAAAGACTCAACAGCCACAGTGAGAAGCTTTCTCACCACAAACCAGATTACGATCAG GGTAAACCCGTAGAGATCCTGCCTTTCCTCTACCTCGGCAGTGCCTACCATGCCTCCAGACAGGACTATCTCAGTGACCTTCACGTCACGGCCTTGCTCAATGTGTCACGCAGGGATCTGCAGCCGGCTAAGGGTCACTACGACTACAAGTGGATACCAGTGGAAGACAGCCACATGGCTGACATCAGCTCACACTTCCAGGAAGCCATAGAGTTCATCG aCTTTGTGAAACAATCTGGGGGAAAGGTGCTGGTCCACTGCGAAGCAGGCATCTCACGCTCACCCACCATCTGCATGGCCTACATCATGAGGACACAGCAGCTGCGGCTGGACGAAGCCTTTGACATCATCAAGCAGCGCCGGGCCATCATCTCGCCCAACTTTAGCTTCATGGGTCAGCTTCTTCAGTTTGAGTCGGAGGTGCTGTCCATGGCCCCAGCTCATGCCGGCACACCTGAGCCAGCCACACCCTGTGCCCCGGagtcggcctccttctttgccaATGATTTCACCTTCAACACCAAAAACTTTGAGCCGTCCGTGTTCACCCTCCCTACCTCTTGCCTGCAGtccccagtccaccaccagTTCAAACTGAGCCCAATAACTGCACTGCCTTAA